From the Sphingobium sp. RAC03 genome, the window CGGAGGGGTAGAGTTGGTCATCGTCAAAAATCCGTGATGCGCGATTATCGGGTCAGCTTCTTATAGGCGAGGCGCGTGGGCCGATCGGCCGCATCGCCCAGGCGGCGGCGCTTATCCTCTTCATAGGCTTCGAAATTGCCTTCGAACCATTCGACATGGCTGTCGCCTTCGAACGCAAGGATGTGGGTGGCCAAGCGATCGAGAAAGAAGCGGTCATGGCTGATGACCACGGCGCAGCCCGCGAAATTTTCGATCGCCTCTTCCAGCGCACCCAGCGTTTCGACGTCGAGATCGTTGGTCGGTTCGTCGAGCAGCAGCACGTTGCCGCCCTTTTTCAACATCTTGGCGATGTGGACGCGGTTGCGCTCACCACCCGACAGCTTGCCGACATTCTTCTGCTGGTCCTGCCCCTTGAAGTTGAAGGCACCGACATACGCCCGCGTCGACATGTCATGGCCATTGACCTTCACATAATCGAGACCGTCGGAGATTTCCTCCCAGACATTCTTGCTTGGGTCGAGATGATCGCGGCTCTGGTCGACATAGCCCAGCCGCACGGTCGTACCGATATCGACTTCGCCGCTATCGGGCGTCTCCTGACCGGTGATGATCTTGAACAGCGTGGATTTACCCGCGCCGTTCGGCCCGATCACGCCGACGATGCCGCCCGGCGGCAGCAGGAAGGACAGGTCTTCGAACAACAGCTTGTCGCCATAGGCCTTGCTGATACCCTTGAACTCGATGACCTTGCCGCCCAGACGCTCTGGCACCTGGATGACGATCTGCGCCTTGCCGGGCGAGCGGTTGTTCTGGCCTGCGACAAGTTCCTCGAACTTCTTGATACGCGCCTTGGACTTGGTCTGACGCCCCTTGGTCCCTGCCCGGATCCACTCCAGCTCGTCGTTGATCGCCTTCTGGCGGCCGGTGGCCTCGCGGTCCTCCTGCTCCAGACGCTTGGCCTTCTTCTCCAGATAGGTGGAGTAGTTGCCTTCGTAGGGGAAATATTTGCCGCGATCGAGTTCGAGGATCCAGCCCACGACATTGTCGAGGAAGTAGCGGTCATGGGTGATCATCAGCACCGCGCCCGCATATTCCTTCAGGTGATTTTCGAGCCAGGTGACGCTTTCGGCGTCGAGATGGTTGGTCGGTTCGTCCAGCAGGAGAATGTCGGGCTTCTGGATCAGCAGCCGGGTCAGCGCGATCCGGCGCTTTTCACCGCCCGACAGATTTTCGACCGACAGGTCGGACGGCGGACAGCGCAGCGCTTCCATCGCGATCTCAAGCTGATTGTCGAGCGTCCAGCCATCGACCGCGTCGATCTGCTCCTGCAACGTGCCCATTTCCTCCATCAGCGCGTCGAAATCGACGTCTTCTGGCGGATCGGCCATGATGTTGCTGATCTCGTTGAAGCGATCCATCTTGTCCGCAATCTCGCGGGCACCGTCCTTGACGTTTTCCAGGACATTCTTGTTGGGGTCGAGCTGCGGCTCCTGCGCCAGATAGCCGACCGTGATATTCTCGCCCGGCCACGCTTCGCCCGAAAAATCCGTGTCGATCCCGGCCATGATCTTGATCAGGGTCGATTTACCCGCGCCGTTCGGCCCGACGATGCCGATCTTGGACCCGCGATAAAATTGCAGGTTGATGTTGCTCAACACCGGCTTGGGCGCGCCGGGGAAGGTCTTTGTCATGCTCTTCATGACATAGGCATATTGCGAGGAGGCGGACATGGGTTCTGCAGCTCCGAATAAAGACAGAGAAAGGATTTGGCGCGGAGTTAGCGGAGGCGGGACGCATTGGCAAATGGGTGATCGCTCGCTACGCTCCCATCCATGCAGAAAATCCGATCGGGCACGCTGGCCGCCCTCCTCCTTGGCAGCGCTTTCACCCCCACCCTCTCCTTCGCTGCCCCAGCAGACAGCGCCGCGATTCGCGAGGCGGCGCTCAAGGACGACGTCGCCTGGGACTTTACCGAAGGGCTGACCACCGAAGTCGGGCCACGCCCGGCTGGCACGCCGCAGGAGGCGCGCGCGCGTGACTGGGCGGTGGCCAAGCTCAAGGCGCTGGGGTTCAGCAATGTGCGGGCCGAACCCTATACCATGCCAGTGTGGGTGCGCGGCCATGACGAAGCGAAGATCCTCTCGCCCTTCCCGCAAAATCTGGTGCTGGCGGCGCTGGGCAATAGCGGATCGACCACGGACAAGGGGATTACCGGCGAAGTCGTCTATTTCCCGACCCTCGCCGATCTGGAAGCAGCCCCCGATGCGAGCCTGAAGGGCAAGATCGCCTTCGTCAGCCATGGTATGGAAGCAACGCAGGACGGCTCCTCCTACGGCTATTTCGGCGCAGCGCGTCGGCAGGGGCCGAGCATCGCGGCGAAGAAGGGCGCGATCGGCATCCTCATCCGCTCGATCGGCACTGACCATCACCGCATGCCCCATACCGGCGTCCAGATGTGGGCCGATGGCGTCACGCCCATCCCGGCCGCAGCGCTCTCCGTACCCGATGCCGAACAGCTTGCGCGCGTCATTGCGCGCGGACAACCGGTTAAGCTGCACCTCACCCTGACATCGAAGATGCTCAAGGATCAGCCATCGGGCAATGTCATCGCGGAAATTCCCGGCAGCGATCCAGCGTCAGGCGTCGTCGTCGCGGCCTGTCACCTCGACAGCTGGGACCAGGGCACAGGCGCTATCGATGATGCCAGCGGCTGCGCCATTGCGGCGGCATCCGCCCTGCATGTCGCGAAAGCAGGCCAGCCCCGCCGCACCATCCGCGTGCTGATGGCGGGCGCAGAGGAAGTCGGCGGCGACGGCGCGCGCGCTTATTTCAAGGCCCATGGCGCGGAAAAACATGCGCTGGCGATCGAGTCGGACTTTGGTGCCGACCGGGTGTGGCGCGTCGATTTCAAGCTACCGCAAGGGCATGAAGCGCTGGCGACGCGCGTAGCGGCGGCACTGGCCCCGCTCGGCATCGGCGCAAGCAAGCAGGAGGCTGGCGGCGGCGCGGACATCGCGCCTTTGGTGCGGGCGGGCGTGCCCGTCATCGACCTTCAGCAGGATGGCACGCGCTATTTCGATCTGCACCACACGCCCGACGATACGCTGGACAAGGTGGACCCCGCGCAACTGCGCCAAAACGTCGCCGCCTGGGCCGTCACATTGAACCTTATCGCCAATGCATCAGAATCCATGGGCGTTAACTGAACTTTTATTGTAGACAACACCCCGTCGCGTGATTCTGTCGCTTCACCGACGCAGAAAAGCATTGATTTGTGCAGCGCACACGTTAATGCGGGTCGCTCGCGTAGGGTCACATCATAAAGTGGCTGACGCGGCAAAATGCTATGGGAGCCGTACACAATGAAGAAGATCGCTGTAGTTTTCGCTTCGGCCAGCCTGATGGCTCTCGCCGCTTGCGGTGAGACCCCGGCCAACGAAACCGCGAACGCTTCGAACGCCGTGGTTGAGAATGTCGTCGAGAACGCCATGAACGCCTCGGACAATGCCATGAATGCCGCCAACGCTGCCGACAACGCTGCGATGATGGCAAACAACGCTGCGAACGCGATGTAATCTTCGCGTCAGCGAGATTTCCGAAGGGCGGGCCGTCAGGTCCGCCCTTTTTGTTTGTAAGTCGATTGACGGCACGCACATTGGGCCGCTAAGGCGCATCGACGTCGGGGAGTAGCGCAGTCTGGTAGCGCGCCTGCTTTGGGAGCAGGATGTCGCAGGTTCGAATCCTGTCTCCCCGACCACTTACCTCACATGATGCGCTGCACGATGATCCAGGCCGGCACTGCCGCCAGCGCCAGGAACGTCCCTAGCGGGACTCTCGCACCGGCCGCCTTGGCCCGGCCCGTCATCAGCATCACCAATAGGCCCGTCACCGACGCGATCAGCAGGATGAAGGGCAAGGCTTGCCAGCCCATCCATGCGCCGAGCGCGCCCAGCAGCTTGGCATCGCCCAGGCCCAGCCCGTCCCGCCCCCGCACCGCCCGATAGCCAAGCGCAATGGCCAATAGCGCGCCATAGCCCGCCGCCGCACCAATGGCGCGATCGACCAGCGCCACGTCGGTTGCCCACAGGCCGATGGTGAAGCCCAGAAAGGCCAGCGGCAGCGTAAGCGCATCGGGGAGCCAGAAATGCCGCCAGTCCAGCACTGCTAGCGTCAGCAGCAACCAGCCCAACACAGCCCAGCCAATACCGCCCAGATTGGGCATGGCGCCTAAGGCCAGCGCACCAATCACCGCGCAGCCTGCTTCGACCCGGCCATGCAAAGGGTCGATCGCTGCCCCACAACTACGGCATCGCCCGCGCTGCATCATCGCGCTGAACAACGGTATCAAATCCCGCGCGCCAAGCGTCCGCCCGCACCCGTCGCAGGCCGATCGCCCCCGCATCACGCTGCGTCCCTGCGGCCAGCGCAGGATCAGCGTCGCGAGAAAACTGCCGAGAATCGCACCCGCCAGCCCGCCGATCAGCGCCGCGACCGGCTCGATCACAGTGTGCCGTCGACCTTGAGCAGCTGCCCGTTGCCAACAGCCGCAAAGCCCGCCAGCCCCAACGCCCCGGCCAGTGTCGGATCCGCCGTCTCCACCCGCATTTCAGCAGAATAGCGTCCCGACCGCCAGATGCGCAGGGTCAGCTTTTCCATCCCCGACTGGCTGACCAGCGGCAGCAGCAAGGCATCGCCATCGCAGCTGACGACGCCCGAAAGCCCCTGCGTCAGGTTGAGACCGGGAAATTGCCCCGCCATCCGCGCCCGCACTCGCCCCTCGGCATGGCCGCAGCGATCGCCGGCGAAATTGGCACTGACATCGTCCAGCATCAGGCTGCCGACCGGCAGCGGCGCAAAGGTGCGACCCAGCGGCACGGCGCCCGTCACATCGTCGATGCCGATCCGGCCGAAGCCGACCGTCAAAGCGCCGCCAATATCGTCGGCCAGGCCGTTGCGCCGCTCTATGTCGAATCGCGCACGCCCGGTCAGCAGGGCAATGGGCGAAAGACCCGCGCGCACGCTCCCCATCGGCATCTCGCCCAGCATCAGCTGGTCGATCCGCCCGCTCCACACCATCCCCCGCACTTCCCGTGCAGCGACACCAAGCCGCTCCAACCCGGCCAGGCCCAGCGCCACGCGCATCGGCAGGAAGATCAGCAAGCCAAGCGCCAGCGTCACGAGCAGGATGATCCGCATCCGACGCGACAGGGTCAGGCCCATCATTGCCCATTCCCCCGTGCTAGGACGGCCTGCACCGACACACTGCCCGCCGTAGGCGCAGGCCGCGCGCTCATCGTATCGACGCGCACGCCTTGCGCTTCCAGCGTGGCGAGCCAGCTGAACAGCGCCACCGGGCGAACCGAGGCGATCGCGATGTCCATCCGGTCCGCCCCTTGCGCTTGCGCCCGTTCCAGCGTCAATCCCGCCTCGCCCGCGCTCTGGCCAACCAACTGATCGATCGGCGCGCTCGGTCCTGCCGCCTGCGCATTGCGGGGCAGTGCCTTCAACTGCTTGACCGCCGCGCGAACCGCCGCGTTGCGATCAGTCGCGGCACGCAAGTCGTCGCGCGCCGCGATCTGCGCGCGGTCGAGCGGCATCGCCACCCCGAACCACAGGATCACGCCCGCCAGCAGCGCGAACATCACGCCCAGCATCACCTGTTCGCGCGCCGAGCGTTCGGCCCAAAGGCTCTTCATCCGTTCCATCATGACCGCACCGTGATATCCGCCAGCGTTCGCCCGCCCGGATCCTGCGATGGGGTGGCCGTGATCGTGAAGCCCGCCGCCTGGAGCGCGAGCAGCACGATGTTGATGTCGTCGGCCTTCGCCGAGGCCAGCGTCGCGCGCACCATCCCGTCGGGGTCGCGCGACAAGCTGGTCAGCGCCACACCCGGTGCATCCTGCATCGCGCTCAGCAATCCGGCCACCGGTGCGGTAAAGGCACGCCCACCCGCCCCGCGCGCGGCAAGCTGCCCTTCCATCTCGGCCAGCGCCTGCGCCGGATCACTGGCGCCCGGCAGCACTTGCTGCGCCTGCGCCAGACTGTCCGCGTCGAGGCGGCTGGCCTCGCCATAATTTTTCGCAATGCCGATGAGCGCAATCAACAGGCTGGCGAGCAGGATCAGGCCACTCCACAGGGCAATCCGCCCGATCACCCGCTGGTCGATCGACCGCCGCACCCGCTTGGCGAAATCGCCCTGGCGCAGGTCGAGCGGCGGATTGTCGAGCGCGGCGATGGCGCGTCCCTCGATCAGGCCGGGCGACACATCGGCAATCGGTGCATCGCCGATCAGAGCGGATGACGCCATGTCGCCGGTCAGCGCCATGTCCACACCGCGCAGCACGGTTGCGCCGCCAATCTCACCCCGCGCAAAGCCGCTTTCCGGCTCAGGCAGCAACAAAGCAGCCGGGACGATCAGATCAGGGTCCAACCCATGATGCTGCGCCCATAGCAACCAATGTTGCATGTCGGCGCGGCTGGCGAGCGCGATGATATGCGGCCGAGCGGGATCTTCATTGGCGCAAGGGGCGGCGAACAACTGGTCCGCTGGCGCGATGCCACCCGCCAGCGCGGCCAGCCGCGCCGCCGCCCTGCCCTGCCGCACCGGCAGGTCGGGATGAACCGTCCAATGCAAAGCCACCAGAGCGGCGGGCGGCACCAGCATCACCCGTGCCTGATCGGGCAAGGCGGCAATGCCGCAGGCCGCCAACCAATTAGCGCCCACGCCCGCCTGCACCAACGCGCCATCGATCACCCGCATCCAGTGCGGCTCCGCCTCTTCCGCTTCGGGCAGAAAGACGATCAAGGCATCGCGTGCGCTCATGCGCCCGCGCCCCAACTGCGTCGCACGATCGTCGCCGGGTTTTCCCGCGCGTCGATCAGCGCGCGCTCTACCAATTGCGTTTCCCCGACATTCACCGACACGTCCACTTCGAAAAACCCCGTCGTCAATTTGACCTGCTCCGTCACCTCGGTCATCGGCGACAGGCCGCTAAGCGAAGGCATAGCCCAGAATTGCACCGTGCTGCCGTAGCCTTCCGTCGGCCGCTGCGCCAGCAATTGCCGCGCCTGCGCGACTGACAATTGCCCCGGCAACAGCATCGCAAATAGCGGTGCCTGCGTCGGTAGCAGCGTATTGATGTTGATCGGCGACAAATCCGTGACGGGCAAAGCGCAAACCCATGGCCGCGCCAGATCGTAAATGGCAGGCGTGATGCCGTGGACCGCGCGCAACTCGCTGGCATCGACCATCATCCGGTTCGCGGCGCGATAAGCGCGCGGCGCCTGAGCGTAAGTTTCATCCTCCGCGCCGCCCGGCTGCGCAACGCTGTCGCTATCGATCCAGTCGGCGAGCGCGGCCGCAGCACCCTGCGCCTGCCGCGCGTCGACACCCAGCGCCTGAAGCAAGGCCTGAAATTGCGATACGCCGATGGGCCGGACCTTCAGGCTGGCCTCGCTCTCGCCTGTCACAACACTGTTCAGATTGAAGCAATTGCCGCCATCGGTCACCCGCGCGGTCGCTATGCCGCCGGGGACGGGAATGCTCTGGGGCGTACCCATCCATCCACCCGCCAGCGTGATCCTGGCCGGGTTGGACGCGACCAGATCACCGATCCGCATGCGCGCAATCTGCGTCCCGGCATCGGCATAGGCCCGCGCCTGATCAATTGCGCCACCATTGCCCGTCATGCGCGTGGCCAACGCCACCCGTTCGAGCGCGGTCGCAGCGACAACGGACATAACCGCGACCAGCAGCAATACCGTTAGCAACGCCGCGCCGCGTTCATTAGGTTTACGCGGATCAGGCACCGGTTGCACCTTCGACAATTGGTTTCTCGACCGGTCCGGGCGCGACCAGGAATCGCAAGGTGACTGGCGGCTCGCCCGTCCGCGTCAACACCATCTCCACCGCGCGGGGGAGCAGGTCGGGCTGGGTCGGGGTCCAATCGTCCCGCCATTTGCCCTGCGCATCCCGAAATTTCAGGACGACCGCCTCGACATTGTCCAGCAACGCCGCCGGTTCGTCGCCCGCCGCGCCGTCCAGTTGCGCATAGCTGCGCCGCTCCAGCCGCCCCTGCCGCACCCAATATTCGATCTTTTGCAGCGAAGGCCGCGGCAAATCGCCCAGATTGTCCCAGCCGCCGCGCACGAACTGCATCACCGGCTGGCCTTCGCCTTCCCCATTTGCCCAGAAGGCCGGCGCAAGCGTGCCGCTTTCCGTGCGGGTGATGCGCGGCACCGCCTGCCCCAGATCGCCCGCCAGCGCCCCGCCCGCCCGCTGGACCGCGGCCATATCATCCAGCCGCGCCTTGATCTGCGCCTGCGCCGACACACTATTGCCGAGCAGCAGGACGCCCGCACTAGCCAGCATCGCAAAGATCATCAGCGCGACGAGCAATTCGATCAGCGTGAAGCCAGCATCCGGACCATTCTCGCCGTTCGCTTCGAGCGAAGTCGAGAAGCCGTCGCTCGACCCGAACGGATGGAGGCGCGAGGCACGCATCACTCCACCACCCGCACGAAGCTTAGCACCACCGGCGACGCGCCCGGCTGGCCATCGACGGTCAAGTCCACCTGCAGCAACCTCTGATCATCGGTCGGCTTGACGATCCGGCGCCAACGCCAGTTCCGCCCGCCATTGGCGACCGCGCCCTCCTCTTCGCCCACCGAAGGCGGCAAGGGATCGCTCTGCACCTCGACCATCAGGTTACGCGCGACGATCTGGCCCAAAGCCTTGCTGTCGAGGTCGGCGGCGGTCCGCAGCGTCACCCCCTGCAACCGCACGAGCGCCAATGCCGCCAGACTGAACACGGCCAGCGCGACGAGCATCTCCAAAAGCGTAAAGCCACGCTCACATTTCCCGTCACCCCGGACTTGATCCGGGGTCCAGGGCGTAAAGCGCTGCCCTCCGTCGCCCTGGACACCGCGTCCAACCCGGCATGACGGTGGAGGGGATGGCAGCTTAGCCACCGACCATGACCTTCCCGGCCATATCGACCGTCACCGACACCCGCTCGCCTTCGCGCGCCAGCGTGACGGTCAGCGGATCGGTCGGCAGCCCGGTGCCGTCAAAGCCGATCTGTTGCCGCCCATCCTTGCCCACCAAAGCGCGCGTGCCGCCCTTCCAGTTGGCGGTGACGAAAGGCTTGTCCTCCAACGGCACCCATCGCCCCTCCTCGCGGCGCTGGAAACCATAGCCCGACGCCGATACCCACAATCCCATCGGCGCAGCCGTGACGACCGCTTCGTCGCGCGCGGCGGCAACGCGCGCGGCAAAGCGGTCGGCATCCTCGATCACGCGCCCGCGCGGATCGGGAATGGCCATGACGACGGCAGCCGAAATGAAGCCGATGATCGTCAACACGACCATCAGTTCCACAAGCGTGAAACCCTGTTGGGCGGAACGCCGCACAAAATTGAACCCACATCCGTTCGTTTCGAGCGAAGTCGAGAAACGAGGCAGAGCCGAGTTCAGCGAAGCTAAACGCTTCTCGACACGCTCGAAGCGAACGGCAGATGAGTTACATCTCGCTGGAATAAATATCCGCATTTTCACTCTCGCCACCCGGCTGGCCGTCCGCGCCCAGCGAACTGATGTCGAACGCGCCCTTGCGCCCCGGCACGGTGTAGACATAGGCGCGGCCCCACGGATCTTCAGGCAGCTTCTTGATATAACCACCGCGACGATAACGCTGCGGCTGGGCCAGCGACGCGGGCGGATTGAGCAGCGCCTGCAACCCGTCGGACCCGGCCGGATAGGTCAGATTGTCGAGCCGATATTGCTCCAGCGCCTGTTCGATGGTCGAGATATCGGCCTTGGCCTTCTCGACCCGCGCGGTGTCGGTAGCGGGAATGACGTTGATCGCCACGATCGTCGCCAGCAGGCCGATGATGACGATCACCACCATCAGTTCGACCAGGGTGAAGCCGTGTTCGGCGGAACGCCTCACCCCACACCCGTCATCCCCGCGAAGTCGAAACGAGTCACGTGCCTCGTTTCGAGGATCCATCTCCGGCGGTTGGACTGGGGATAGGGTGGGAGATGGATTCCCGCCTTCGCGGGAATGACGAAAGAAGCAATTGGGCATAAACACTCCTAAGCCCCGGTCAGGCTTTGCAACTGCAAAATCGGCAGCAGGATGGACAGGATGATGACGGCGACGATGCCGCCCATCAATATGATGATGATCGGCTCCAGCATGGCGAGCGCGGTCGAGGTGAACGAGTCGAACTCCCGCTCCAGATAGTCGGCCGCGCGCTCCAACATTGTGTCCAGCCGCCCGGCGCTCTCGCCGCTCGCCGCGAGATAGACCAGCAGCGGCGGAAACACCCCGGCGCGGCGCAGAGCGGCGGACAGGCTGCCCCCGCCCCGGATCGCCTCGACAATCTCGTCAGACGCCCGGCGCAGCACCCGATTATGCACGGTGTTGGCCGTCAGCGTCAGCCCCTCCATCAACGGCAGGCGGCTCGCCACCATGGTCGACAGCGTGCGCGCCATCCGCGCGGCGTGCAGATCGCGGATCAGCTTGCCCAATACCGGCAGCCCCAGCAAAGTCGCGTCGAACCGATAGCGGAACCGCTCATTCTTGAGCGCGCGCCAAAAGGCGACGCCACCCAGGATCATCGCGATCAGCAACAGCCACCAATAGGCCGCCAGGAACGCCGACAAGCCCATCACCATCCGCGTCAGCAGCGGCAATTCCTGCCCCACCGTGTCGAACTGCTCGACCACCTTGGGCACGACGAAGATCATCAGCGCCGCCACCACGAACACCGCAAAGGTCGCCAGCACCGACGGATAAGCGATCGCGGTCAGCACCTTGGACCGCATCAGCGCTTGCCGTTCCATCAGGTCGGACAATCGCTCCATGATCGTGGGCAGGCTGCCGGAGCTTTCGCCTGCAGAGATCATCGCGCGATAGAGCGGCGGGAAACTTTTCGGCTCCGCGCCCAGCGCATCGGCCAGCCGACGCCCCTCCATTACGCCCGAATGGACTTTGCCCACGACCGCGCGGACATGATCCTGCTCGCTCTGTCGCCCGATCGTGCGCAGCGATTCCTCCAGCGGACTGACCTGCGTCAGCGTCGCTAGTTGCCGCGTGAACAAAGTCAGTTCCTTGGCGCTCAGGCGCGGGCTGCGCAGCGACAGGTTCGCGCGGCTGCGCGCGCTCTCGACCGCGCCCGGCTCCAGCGCGACGATGAACAGCTTGCGCGCGTCCAGCTTGGCGCGCGCCTCCTCGATGCTATCGGCCTTGATCGATCCCTTGCGGTCCTTGCCGACCGGGTCGATCGCGACATAGTCATACTCAGCCATCGACGATCGTTTCCGCCTCAACGGAGTCGCGCCGCGACACGCGGATCGCTTCTTCCGCCGTGGTCTGCCCGTCACGCACCAAAGCGCGCGCGGCCGATCCCAGGTTGGGCGCATTGAGGAAGGCATGGCGCGCGATCAGCGATTCGTCGCCACCATCATTGATCAGGCGGCGGATCGTATCATCGACGCGGATCGCCTCGAACACGCCGATCCGGCCCTTGTAACCCGTGCCGTTACATTCATCGCAGCCGCGCGCGCGGTAGATGATCGTGCCGGGGTCGAAACCCAGCAGCGCACTGGCCGACTTGTCCGCCTGCACCGGCTCGCGACAACTCTGGCACAAACGCCGCACCAGCCGCTGCGC encodes:
- the ettA gene encoding energy-dependent translational throttle protein EttA, with translation MSASSQYAYVMKSMTKTFPGAPKPVLSNINLQFYRGSKIGIVGPNGAGKSTLIKIMAGIDTDFSGEAWPGENITVGYLAQEPQLDPNKNVLENVKDGAREIADKMDRFNEISNIMADPPEDVDFDALMEEMGTLQEQIDAVDGWTLDNQLEIAMEALRCPPSDLSVENLSGGEKRRIALTRLLIQKPDILLLDEPTNHLDAESVTWLENHLKEYAGAVLMITHDRYFLDNVVGWILELDRGKYFPYEGNYSTYLEKKAKRLEQEDREATGRQKAINDELEWIRAGTKGRQTKSKARIKKFEELVAGQNNRSPGKAQIVIQVPERLGGKVIEFKGISKAYGDKLLFEDLSFLLPPGGIVGVIGPNGAGKSTLFKIITGQETPDSGEVDIGTTVRLGYVDQSRDHLDPSKNVWEEISDGLDYVKVNGHDMSTRAYVGAFNFKGQDQQKNVGKLSGGERNRVHIAKMLKKGGNVLLLDEPTNDLDVETLGALEEAIENFAGCAVVISHDRFFLDRLATHILAFEGDSHVEWFEGNFEAYEEDKRRRLGDAADRPTRLAYKKLTR
- a CDS encoding M20/M25/M40 family metallo-hydrolase: MQKIRSGTLAALLLGSAFTPTLSFAAPADSAAIREAALKDDVAWDFTEGLTTEVGPRPAGTPQEARARDWAVAKLKALGFSNVRAEPYTMPVWVRGHDEAKILSPFPQNLVLAALGNSGSTTDKGITGEVVYFPTLADLEAAPDASLKGKIAFVSHGMEATQDGSSYGYFGAARRQGPSIAAKKGAIGILIRSIGTDHHRMPHTGVQMWADGVTPIPAAALSVPDAEQLARVIARGQPVKLHLTLTSKMLKDQPSGNVIAEIPGSDPASGVVVAACHLDSWDQGTGAIDDASGCAIAAASALHVAKAGQPRRTIRVLMAGAEEVGGDGARAYFKAHGAEKHALAIESDFGADRVWRVDFKLPQGHEALATRVAAALAPLGIGASKQEAGGGADIAPLVRAGVPVIDLQQDGTRYFDLHHTPDDTLDKVDPAQLRQNVAAWAVTLNLIANASESMGVN
- a CDS encoding prepilin peptidase; amino-acid sequence: MIEPVAALIGGLAGAILGSFLATLILRWPQGRSVMRGRSACDGCGRTLGARDLIPLFSAMMQRGRCRSCGAAIDPLHGRVEAGCAVIGALALGAMPNLGGIGWAVLGWLLLTLAVLDWRHFWLPDALTLPLAFLGFTIGLWATDVALVDRAIGAAAGYGALLAIALGYRAVRGRDGLGLGDAKLLGALGAWMGWQALPFILLIASVTGLLVMLMTGRAKAAGARVPLGTFLALAAVPAWIIVQRIM
- a CDS encoding type II secretion system protein N produces the protein MMGLTLSRRMRIILLVTLALGLLIFLPMRVALGLAGLERLGVAAREVRGMVWSGRIDQLMLGEMPMGSVRAGLSPIALLTGRARFDIERRNGLADDIGGALTVGFGRIGIDDVTGAVPLGRTFAPLPVGSLMLDDVSANFAGDRCGHAEGRVRARMAGQFPGLNLTQGLSGVVSCDGDALLLPLVSQSGMEKLTLRIWRSGRYSAEMRVETADPTLAGALGLAGFAAVGNGQLLKVDGTL
- the gspM gene encoding type II secretion system protein GspM, giving the protein MMERMKSLWAERSAREQVMLGVMFALLAGVILWFGVAMPLDRAQIAARDDLRAATDRNAAVRAAVKQLKALPRNAQAAGPSAPIDQLVGQSAGEAGLTLERAQAQGADRMDIAIASVRPVALFSWLATLEAQGVRVDTMSARPAPTAGSVSVQAVLARGNGQ
- the gspL gene encoding type II secretion system protein GspL → MSARDALIVFLPEAEEAEPHWMRVIDGALVQAGVGANWLAACGIAALPDQARVMLVPPAALVALHWTVHPDLPVRQGRAAARLAALAGGIAPADQLFAAPCANEDPARPHIIALASRADMQHWLLWAQHHGLDPDLIVPAALLLPEPESGFARGEIGGATVLRGVDMALTGDMASSALIGDAPIADVSPGLIEGRAIAALDNPPLDLRQGDFAKRVRRSIDQRVIGRIALWSGLILLASLLIALIGIAKNYGEASRLDADSLAQAQQVLPGASDPAQALAEMEGQLAARGAGGRAFTAPVAGLLSAMQDAPGVALTSLSRDPDGMVRATLASAKADDINIVLLALQAAGFTITATPSQDPGGRTLADITVRS
- the gspK gene encoding type II secretion system minor pseudopilin GspK produces the protein MPDPRKPNERGAALLTVLLLVAVMSVVAATALERVALATRMTGNGGAIDQARAYADAGTQIARMRIGDLVASNPARITLAGGWMGTPQSIPVPGGIATARVTDGGNCFNLNSVVTGESEASLKVRPIGVSQFQALLQALGVDARQAQGAAAALADWIDSDSVAQPGGAEDETYAQAPRAYRAANRMMVDASELRAVHGITPAIYDLARPWVCALPVTDLSPININTLLPTQAPLFAMLLPGQLSVAQARQLLAQRPTEGYGSTVQFWAMPSLSGLSPMTEVTEQVKLTTGFFEVDVSVNVGETQLVERALIDARENPATIVRRSWGAGA
- the gspJ gene encoding type II secretion system minor pseudopilin GspJ; this translates as MRASRLHPFGSSDGFSTSLEANGENGPDAGFTLIELLVALMIFAMLASAGVLLLGNSVSAQAQIKARLDDMAAVQRAGGALAGDLGQAVPRITRTESGTLAPAFWANGEGEGQPVMQFVRGGWDNLGDLPRPSLQKIEYWVRQGRLERRSYAQLDGAAGDEPAALLDNVEAVVLKFRDAQGKWRDDWTPTQPDLLPRAVEMVLTRTGEPPVTLRFLVAPGPVEKPIVEGATGA
- the gspI gene encoding type II secretion system minor pseudopilin GspI, with product MLVALAVFSLAALALVRLQGVTLRTAADLDSKALGQIVARNLMVEVQSDPLPPSVGEEEGAVANGGRNWRWRRIVKPTDDQRLLQVDLTVDGQPGASPVVLSFVRVVE
- a CDS encoding GspH/FimT family pseudopilin — its product is MVVLTIIGFISAAVVMAIPDPRGRVIEDADRFAARVAAARDEAVVTAAPMGLWVSASGYGFQRREEGRWVPLEDKPFVTANWKGGTRALVGKDGRQQIGFDGTGLPTDPLTVTLAREGERVSVTVDMAGKVMVGG
- the gspG gene encoding type II secretion system major pseudopilin GspG — translated: MDPRNEARDSFRLRGDDGCGVRRSAEHGFTLVELMVVIVIIGLLATIVAINVIPATDTARVEKAKADISTIEQALEQYRLDNLTYPAGSDGLQALLNPPASLAQPQRYRRGGYIKKLPEDPWGRAYVYTVPGRKGAFDISSLGADGQPGGESENADIYSSEM
- the gspF gene encoding type II secretion system inner membrane protein GspF, with protein sequence MAEYDYVAIDPVGKDRKGSIKADSIEEARAKLDARKLFIVALEPGAVESARSRANLSLRSPRLSAKELTLFTRQLATLTQVSPLEESLRTIGRQSEQDHVRAVVGKVHSGVMEGRRLADALGAEPKSFPPLYRAMISAGESSGSLPTIMERLSDLMERQALMRSKVLTAIAYPSVLATFAVFVVAALMIFVVPKVVEQFDTVGQELPLLTRMVMGLSAFLAAYWWLLLIAMILGGVAFWRALKNERFRYRFDATLLGLPVLGKLIRDLHAARMARTLSTMVASRLPLMEGLTLTANTVHNRVLRRASDEIVEAIRGGGSLSAALRRAGVFPPLLVYLAASGESAGRLDTMLERAADYLEREFDSFTSTALAMLEPIIIILMGGIVAVIILSILLPILQLQSLTGA